ACGCTTTCACGAGCTTGGTCTGAAGGGTGGTGTCGGTCCACTGCTGCATAGACTGGTATCTGCGAGCAGTTATAAATAATGGCCCTATCGGAGACGCATGGTCAGGGTTTTCGTCTCCATCCCCGTCCCCAACATATCCGACCTCGCCCCGTTCCTGAAGGACATAGGGGCCGTAAGGGGGGTCAGACCCGTGTCCGCGGTGCAGCTCCACATCACGCTCGCATTCGTGGGGGAGGTGGACGAGGAGAGGATCGACGACATCGCCGAATGCGTGGAGGCCGAGGTCCGCGAAAAGGGAAGTGCCAGGATAACCCTGAAGGGTGCGGGCGCGTTCCCGTCGGAGAAGAGGCCCAGGGTCATCTGGGCCGGAGTCGAGACCGGTCTCCCCCTCGAGGGCATCGCCGCCGGCATCAGGAGGAGGTTCGCCGCCAAGGGCATCCCGTTCGACGAGAAGCCCTTCAAGGCCCACATCACGGTCGGGAGGGTGGACAGGCCGACGGACGTATCCGGACTCATCGGGGTGTACAGGAGGACGGAGTTCTTCTCGTTCATATGCAGATCCGTCATGGTCGTCAGGAGCGACCTCTCCCCGTCGGGACCCACCTACACCATACTCAGGGTCTGCGACCTCTGATATACGATAAGCGCGGTTCGGAATCATCCGAGGCAGCCTCATGAGATACTTCGACGCCGAATACTGGAAATGCAGGGACCATCCCACTCCCGATGCGGAGGAATACTACCACACCTACTACGGCAACGCCTCCGCCATGGAATGGGAGTACTCCTCTAACATCCGGGAGTTCTGCAGGTCGGCCATCGAGGACGGGATCAGACCGGAAAGCATCGAGAACCCCTCGGAGCAGGACGTCATCGATTGGATGACCTCCGTTAGGTGGGAGCAGTTCCATTCCATGTATCCCTCGGTCGAGCTCTCGGACGACGAGAAGAAGTACCTGGTCATGGGCTACCTCCCCAAGAGGGTAAGGGAGCAGGTGGACGAGGAGAACAGGAGGTGCCTGGAGTTCGCCGCCGAGAGGGAGGCGGAGTACACCGGGCTGCTGGAGAAGTTCAAGGCGGTGGACCCCGAGCTCTACTACCACTTCATCGGCGACGACTACCGCGACCTCCTCGCGACCCTGAAGGTCAAGGGAGGGGACGTCATCATCGACATGCCGAAGGCCACCTCCGGGCAGCTGAAGAGGATCGTCTTCAAGGATGCACAGATCGACGAGGGCGTCCCGCCGGAGGAATTCTACATCGAGCTCGTCGAGTGGTACGTCGAGGGCGACGGAAGGAGCGCATACATCGACGTCGTCGTCCCCGGCAGGGACCGTTCCTGGTTCTCCGTCGTCTTCAGGAGCGCACGCTTCGTGGGAGCGGACGGGAAGGACGTCCCCATAGTCGTCAACCCCGAATGACGGCATCCCGCATACCCTCTCCCGCCGCGAAGGATACTATTACATCGGGCCGGTCTCTGGGGAAACCCATGAAGAGCTCCCTCGTCCTGGCCGCGGTCGTCATAGCGGTCATCGCATCCTCCGTGTGCACTTACGCCGCAGTCGGCTACGACCCGTCGGATGAGACCCACAGGCTGGGCATAATAGGCGCCATGGACGACGAGGTCGACTCCCTGAAGGCCTCGATGCACATCGACAGGAAGGAGACCGTCGCCGGCATGGAATTCTGCATCGGCACCCTGGAGGGCAAGGACGTGGTCGTCGTGAGATGCGGGATGGGGAAGGTTAACGCAGGCATCTGCGCCAACACGCTGATCAATCAGTTCGGGGTCGACAGGATCATCAACACGGGGGTCGCCGGTTCCCTGGACAACGGCCTTGACATAGGGGACCTGGTCATCTCATCCGAAGCGGTGCAGCATGATTTCGATGTCTCCCCGATCGGTTTCGCAAAGGGCGAGATCCCCTACACCGGGCTGGTGGCTTTTCCGGCCGACGCATCCCTCATCGATTCGGCCCTGCGTGCGGCATCCGAATGCGCGCCAGAGATCAAAGCGGTGAAGGGCAGGGTATGCTCGGGGGACCAGTTCATAAACACGAACGAGCAGAAGGACAGGATCACCGCGGATTTCGGAGGTCTGTGCTGCGAGATGGAGGGAGGGGCGATCGCCCATGCCTGCTGCCTCAACGAAATCCCCTACGTCATCATCAGGGCGATATCAGATAAGCCCGACGGGTCCTCGAGCATGGATTATAGCGAGTTCGAGAAGGAGGCGGCCCAGAGGTGCGCCTCCATCGTGCACTACATGGTGAAGAACCTCGCCTGAAGGGCATTCGGTAACGGTACGGGATGTGAGCGGTCCCACACATGACCGGATTCCGATTCATCATACATGTGCCAGATCTTATATTGTCATTATCGGCAATCCGACGGGGGACAGGTCTTATTATCATTCCCCCGCGGGAAATCGGTTTATATTCATACATCGAAACACAGCCATGGACTTCACCTATTACAACGGTCCCCTGACGATCTGCTCGGGAAGCCAGTACAGGGTAAGGCTCGAGAGCAAGCTGAGGAAACTCACCGGCGAGAAGATCATCGTAGGCCCACTGGATGCCTCCATCAAGAAGTGCATCGAATCGGGAAAGATAGATGCCGGGAAGGGAGAGGTCCTCCTCGATATCGCCAGGTTCTGCGACATGTCCTACATGAACCCCGAATCGGATCCCCCTTCCAGGTCCACCATCATAGCCTGGTCGGATGCCATAGAGAGCATCTGACGCCGGCGGATCAGTCCCTGATCCTGATGGATCTCTCCACGGGCATCACGAATATCCTCCCGTCCCCCATGTGACCGGTGGATGCGGCGTTCCTGATGGCCTCTATCGTGGCATCCTCCTCGCAGTCCTCGACCACAATGTCTATCCTGGTCTTCTCGATCTCGTCCACCACCAGGGAGCCGACCCTGTTGGAGAACACTATCCCCGACTGCTGCCCCCTTCCCCTGACCTCGGTTATGGTCAGGGCATTGATGCCCGCCTCCTTCAGCGCGTCCTTGACGGGCTGGAGCTTCTCCGGGCGGAATATTGCAGTGATCATCTTCATCCTCTCACCTCCAGTTATACGAGGGCTCCGCCAGTTCGGATATATCCGCTCCGACTGCCTCCTCCTCTTCGGTCAGGCGCACCCTCACGAACCTCGATATGACCCAGATCAGCAGATACGAGGCTGCAAAGCAGAACGCCACGGTCACTATCACGGCGGCGATCTGCCCGAGGAAAAGGGAGATTCCTCCGTAGAACAGCCCCTCGTACCCGTCGGCGACCATGGACGGGTTGGCGAAGAGCCCGGTTGCGACCGCTCCCCATATCGCGCCCACCCCGTGAACGCCGAAGACGTCCAGGGCGTCATCGGCACCGGACCTGCTGCGCATGAACAGCACCCCGTAGTAGCAGACGACCCCTGCCACCAATCCTATGATGATGGCTGGTCCGGGCTTCACATAGCCTGCCGCAGGAGTGATGGCCACAAGGCCCGCGAGAGCGCCCGATATCAGTCCCAGGGCACCGGTGTGTCCCATCTGCCTGTACTGGACGGCAGCCCAGGAGATCATACCCGCGGCGGGAGCGATCATGGTAACGACCACGGCGTTCACGGCGGTGCCGTCCGCGGCCAATCCGGATCCCCCGTTGAACCCCAGCCATCCGAACCACAGCATGGCGAATCCGATGAACACCATGGGCATGCTATGTCCCCTCCTCAGGACACGCTCGCTCCTCCTGCCGACGAACACGGCAAGTGCCAGACCGGTGGTTGCCGCACACATGTGCACCACGGTTCCGCCTGCGAAATCCAGGACGGTCAGGTGCTGGTCGAAAAGACCGCCTCCCCACACCCAGTGGGCCATGGGGGCGTAGACGAGGACCGACCAAAACGCAATGAACACCGCAATGGCGTTGAACCTGACCCTCTCCATGCAGGCCCCCAGGACTATTCCAGCGGTAATCATAGCGAACATCATCTGGAAGAGCATGAACTCCATCTCGGGGATGGTGCTCCCCTCGGGGATGGTCCCATAGTCGATGTTCTCCAGGAGGACGTCGTCGAGGTTGCCGATCAACCCCCCGATGTCCCCGCTGAAGGCGAGGGTGTACCCGACGATTGCCCAGGACAGCGCCATTATCCCCATGATGATGGCGGTCTGGGCCATGATGGAGGTCATGCTCTGCTTCCTCAGCATCCCCCCGTAGAACAGGGCCACCCCCGGGGTCATTATGAAAACCAGGGCGCTGCAGACCAGGATCCATGATATGTTCCCGCTGTCCGAACCCGAAACGGCGGCATCCGCGGATGATACGGGGGCCGCGACGACCGCGGCGAACATCAGGACGGAAAACACTGCCACTGTCAATAGAGCGAATCTCATCGTGTCACCTTTTGCAATGAACATCCATTGCCGATTTGATTAGACAAATGTCTAATTGTATATTAATATTCGGTAATTTTATCGTTAAAATCAAACTATTATCCTAATTATTGTACAGATAATCAGCGGATATCGTAGGATTGGCTACATGTGTCTAATCGGTAAGGGCCGCAGCCGGATACCCCGGGAAACTAACTGTACACTGCTCCCTTTAAGTCCCCTACACGATTTTTACTCAAGCGTGGTCAAAATGACGCACGCAAGGATACGTTCCGGGAGACCGGACAGAAAGGGAGGGATCGAGGGTCTTCCCCTGGAGCTGCTGATAGTTATCGTGGTGGCTACAGTGGGGACCGCGATCCTCATCGGATGGATGGATGACGTCGACGGATCCGAGCCCGTGACCTACGGGGAGGTTACGTCCGACATAGACATGGTGGAGTTCGACGGCACGTACTACAGGATAGACGGGACCTCGAGCGATACCGGGTTCATGATGACGGTGCATGTGGCGGACAGCTCCGGCAATGCCGTGAAGGGGGCCGTCGTGACCCTCAGCGGACTGGGTGTGGACAACAACGGGAACAACCACATACAGACCGACGGGAACGGCGACGCGGAGTTCGACTACATCACACTGTCCTCCTCGGTGAAGGCCGGGGACATAGGGTTCATCAACGTCCATGTCTGGGAGAACACCCTCGGGGACTATGAGCTGAAGATCCCGGTGGTGAACGGCTGATGGACGGCAGGGGCGTCATAGGGTTCCCGGTCAGGATAGGTGTTGCGTTCCTCCTGGTTGCCCTGTGCGTCCCTGCGATATCCTATGCGGTAGACGCCTTCCAGGAGAGTTCCGAGCTCCAGAGGGTGGACGGCGAGGTGGATTCCATCATCGAGGCGTCCGGCAGGATCTACTTCGGCGGTGCGGGGTGCTCCTGCACGATCGATGTGCATGTGGAGCCCGGCTACGAGATATGGATCGGTGGGGAGGGGCCGGAGGCCTACTCCGTGTCGGTGGTCAAGGGGTCGTCTGTCAGGGAGAGGACCTACGCCGAGAACCCTTCGGTCAGATTCCTCGGGGAGAGGATGGTTCTGACCGGGGATTCCGAACTTCTCCTGGAATGCGCCAGGATAGACGGCGTGTACGGGATAAGGGTGACCGAGAGATGATGGAGTTCGTGAGCTCCCGCGCAGCACTGATCGTCTGCGGAGCCATCCTGATGGGTTCGGTGTTGGTCCCCGTAAGCGGCATCCTGGAGGATGACGAATACGACCTCGTGCAGTCCCTGGCCGAAAAGGATGCGTCGGTGATCGATCACCTGTTCGATTCCAATCTACATGTGATAACGATAGACGGCAGCGACATGCTTCCGTCTCCGTCCTACAGGATGGTCCTCGAAGGTCACGACCTCGTGATAACGGACGGCGACAGTCGCCTGTATATCGCATATCTGGCACATGTGTCGGAGAGGATCGAGATAGGGTATTCCGACTCGGTGGAACTAGTAAGGTCCCCGGAAGGCAGCATCACGACGAGAACGTCTCCGCCACCTTCCTGAGGGCCGCAGAGAACCTGTCGATGTCGCTCTTATCGTTGTAAAGGTAGACGGATGCCCTGGCGCTTCCGTCGATACCGCGCCCGTCGAAGAAGGAGTGGGCGCAGTGCATCCCGGAGCGGATCATGATGCCGTCGATGCTGTCGAGCATCATGGCGATGTCGTGGGAAAGCAGACCCGCAATGTTGAACGAGAAGATCGAGCGGCGCTTCGAGGGATCGGAGGGGCCGACCACTGACAGACCTCTGACGTCCTCGACGCTGTCCATCATGTACTTCACGAGTTCGGAGTCGTGCCTCTCGACCTCGTCCATGCCGATCTTGGAGATATAGTCTATCGCCGCCTTGGTTCCGAATACCCCCGCATAATCCTGGAGGCCCGCCTCGAAACGGTCGGGTACGGGGGCGAATGTGGCGGAATCGTAGGTGACCATGCCCACCGTGCCTCCTCCGAAGCTCCTCATACCGAGCTCCTCCAGGATCCCGGGCCTCCCGTACAGGACTCCGAAACCGGAAGGTCCCAGCAATTTGTGCATGGAGAATGCGTAGAAGTCCGCGCCGCTGTCCCTGATATCCACCTTTATGTGCGGTGCGGCCGCGCAGCCGTCGACGAGGACCTTCGCACCGTACTCGTGGGCGATATCTGCGACGTCCTTAACCGGGACCTCGACGCCGGTGACGTTGCTCACATGGCAGACGGACACCAGCTTCACGTCCTTCCCCATCTGCTCCTTGAAGGACTCGATGTCGAAGATCCCCTCGGTTCCGGATACGGAACGGCGTATGACTATGCCGACCGAATCCCTGAGGTTCAGCCAGGGGACGTAATTGGAGTTGTGCTCGGAATCGGTGGTTACCACCACGTCACCCTTCTTCAGGCCGAATCCCCCCGCTACGGTGTTGATTCCGTCGGTGGTGTTTCTGGTGAAGACGAAGTGATCCGGATCCTCCCCGTTGAAGAATGAGCACAGGGTCTCGCGGGTCTCGTCCACACGGACGGAGACCTCGTTGGAAAGGTGGTGGACGCTCCTCCCCCCGCACGCGGGGCACCTCTCGTAGTATTCCCTGATCGCGTCGATGACGCTGTCGGGACGGAGGGACTGGCAGGCGCTGTCAAGATAGACGCCCTGGTCGTTCCTCATCGTCGGGAAGTCCCTGCGGATTTGGGAGAAGTCCATGCCGACACGTATGGTCTGGGTATAATAACGGTTTTGCCCCGGAACGATACTGTGGAGGGATGTCTCCATCCGCCTCGGCAGTTTCTATTTATTTTGTATGTACTTTTTATTCACTTTCTATGTACTCCGGGAAATATATATTTTGAATTGCCGAGGGATCCGCAATCAGCGTCTTAATCTACTATGATAACGATTCGGTCCCATCACACCCAGAGAGGTATCCAAATGGACAGCAACGTTCGTCCCGAATCCATGGTCCGCATCACCACTCCCGAGCTGGCGGATGCGTTCATCAAAGAGCAGATCGAAGCGCTTCAGAAACAGATCGGAAACGGAAAGGTACTCCTGGCACTTTCCGGAGGTGTCGACTCCTCCGTCGTCGCCGCCCTTCTCATCAAGGCAATCGGAAGCAACCTCACCTGCGTCCACGTCAACCACGGTCTCCTCCGCAAGGGGGAGGCCGAGCAGGTCATCGACGTCTTCCGCAACCAGATGAAGGCCAACCTCGTCTACGTCGACGCCACCGACCGCTTCCTCGACAAGCTTGCCGGAGTCTCCGACCCCGAGCAGAAGAGGAAGATCATCGGAAAGGAGTTCATCGACGTCTTCGAGGAGGAGGCCAAGAAGATCGAGGGAGTCAAATTCCTCGGACAGGGAACCATCTATCCCGATATCCTCGAGAGCCACGGGGTGAAGGCCCACCACAACGTAGGAGGCCTTCCCGAGAAGTTCGGATTCGAGCTCGTCGAGCCCGTGAAGCTCCTGTTCAAGGACGAGGTCCGCGTCGTCGGAAAGCAGCTCGGCCTGCCGGACTCCATGGTCTACAGGCAGCCCTTCCCCGGACCCGGACTGGGAGTCAGGTGCACCGGCGCCATCACCCGCGACAGGCTCGAGGCTGTGAGGGAATCGGATGCCATCCTCCGCGAGGAGTTCGCCAACGCCGGACTCCAGGGCAAGGTCTGGCAGTACTTCACCATCGTCCCCGACTACCGCTCCACCGGTGTCCGCGACGGACAGCGCCTGTGGGACTGGCCCGTGGTCATCCGCGCGGTCAACACCAAGGACGCCATGACCGCCACCGTCGAGGAGGTCCCCTGGCCCCTGCTCAACAAGATCACCTCCCGCATACTGGCGGAGGTCAAGGGAGTCAACAGGGTCCTTTACGACCTCTCCCCCAAGCCCTGCGCTACCATCGAGTGGGAGTGAAATCACTTCGGGCCTTCGGGCCCCCCCCCCTTCTCTTAATGTCTGATGTGGATGTTCTCAGAGGATGCAGAACCTTCCTTCGGCCCAACGGCTACGGCCCGGTGAAGGTCACTTCAGAGAGATAAACGGCATGAGATAGATCGGAACATAACTCACGCCCTCGCCCGTTCTGACATCCTTCGAGTGGATGACGAAGGATCTGTCGATGCGTTCGCCGTACTTCTCAACCAATCTATCCAGGGATGAATGGGGCACAGATCTACCGGATTTCACTTCCAACGGAACGATACCTGCCCTACCGGGAAGGATGAAATCCACTTCATACTTCCTGTTGCTGCCTTTTTTCTCGAATTCCGTGAACCACAGGTCGTATCCTCTGCAGACCAACTCCTGCGCCACCATGTTCTCGAACAACATCCCCCTGTTGATTGACAGTTTGCCGTCCAGCAGGAGACCGTACGTGTCAGCCAGGCCTTCCCTGTCGTTCTGAAATGCGAGACTGATCAGCAATCCCGTGTCCAGAAGGTAGCATTTCACTCTCCCGACATCTTCGCTCAGGCCTATAGCAATGCCGGGATTGGAACTGCAGCGGCATCTGTTGAAGATCATCGCGTCGCAAAGCCATTTCACCGCACTGTCATACTCTCTTTTCCTAGACCCTTTCCTCACTTTGACCGGGGACAGAACCTTGTGGGGGGATGACAGTATCGCAGGGATGCTGTTGAACAGCGCCAGCGCCCTCTCCATCGCAGCTCCCGGTATCTTGTGTATGTCCTCCCTGTAGAGTTCGAGTATGTCCTTCTTGACGTATTCCGCCTCCATGATGTCGCGATGTTCAAGATAGGCCGAGACCGCCTGCGGCATCCCGCCGACCACCACGTATTCCGTATATCTCCTGAGCATCGTCCTGTGGGCATCCTCGCCCAGGGTTTCGTTTCTTTCAGCTATGGATCTCAGCATATCCGCCGTGACATCGTCCCCGCTTGCCCAGAGCCACTCCTCGAAATCCATGGGGTGCATGTCAATCTTGTGCTCTTCCGACGGGACCCTTATGCCGGACACCTTGGATTTCACCGTGATCAGGGAACCGGTCTCGATGTAGTCATACCTACCGTCTCTGACGAGCGCCTTGATCATCTCCCTTGCCAGAGGGAATGCCTGAACCTCATCGAATATGATTGCACTCTGCCTCTCGTACAGTTTGACCCTTGTTTTGAGCTGAAGACGGTTGAACAGCATATCGAGGTCTGCCCTGTACTCGTTGAAAATCCTGCGCGTCTCGTCATCGGCTTCGACGAAATCGATTAGCATGTAGCTCTTGTACTGCTCCTTGGCGAATTTTTCGGCGATAGTGCTCTTGCCAACCCTTCTAGCACCCTGCAGCATGAGTGACGAACGTCCGTTGGATGCGTTCTTCCAGTCTAACATTTCGCCGTAGATCTTTCTTCTGAATTCCATTCGTTGGATTAATCGTCCCCTCAGTATATAAAGATGCCACTTTTGCAAACATAGAAATTGGGAAAAATGCCACTTTGCAAACATAGAAATTGGGAAAAATGCCACTTTTGCAAGTTAACATCCATCCATCCGCAACATACAGACATCATTCAAAGGGATATCCGCCGGCCGTTCCGACCAACGAACGGCATCATCGGTGATGCGTTTGCTTCATGGCAGGGATACTTCGGACATCACCGCCGGACCTCCCGGGAAAACACGGGAAGGGGTCCCCGCCCCCGGAGGGACGGGTATTTGGTTTGCAGGGAATCACTCATCCTCGTCCTTGGCCTCGTGGTCCTTGAACTTCATGTCCACGATGACGTCCATCTTGATACCGGACCTCTTCTCCTCGGGGTTGGATGAGAATCCGAAGGTCAGCTCATAGCAGATGGGGCAGAGGGGGACCAGGGCGTTACCGACCTGGATGTCCGGGAAGGACTCCATCTCGGTCATCTTGTCGTTGGTGACTGAGAAGTCCACGTTCCCCTTGTCGGTGATGTACGAGTTGTACTGCTGGACGGTCCTCTTGCAGAGGAAGCACCTCATGTCGTCCTGCCCGTTCTTGTGCTGGATGGCGACCCACACGGGGACGTAGATCAGCAGGATGACGGCTCCGATGATGACGGAGAAGGTACCGTTCTCGATACCTCCGTTGATGCACCAGTATGCCAGGCACGGGATGAGCACGAAGAACTGATAGCACATCAGGAAGCATGCGACGTAGAACCATCCCGGAGGCGCCCTGTAGGGCCTGGGCAGGTCCCTGAAGCGGGGGTTCCTGCGGGCGGTGATGAACGCCAGCATCCCCATTCCGAGGGCGAAGGAGAATCCGAACGACGATGCCGCGAGGATCATTCCGACGGACCCGAAGTGGATGATGATGATGAATATGATTCCCATCGCGAACTGATACATCATCGCCACCAGGGGGGCGCCGTTCTTGTTCGTGTAGGTGAAGATCTTCGGCATGTTGCCCTCGTGTCCCATGAAGTACAGGGTCCTGGAGGATCCGAGGAAGGCGGTCTGGATCAGCATCACCATTCCCGCGATGAGAAGAATCAGGGCGATGATCAGACCGATGTTCCCGAAGTCGTACTGGGCGATGGGGTACAGTGTGGATACTCCCCAGGCCTCGATCGTCTCGGGATCCATCATTCCGTAGACCACGAAGGGCACGAGGAAGTAGAGTGCCAGACAGACGAGTCCGGCGGAGATGAGTGCCTTGGGGACGTCCTTTCCAGGGTTCTTGTACTCGGCACCGTAGGTTGCCGCGGACTCCCATGCGCATGCGCACCACTGGGCGTACGCGAACATTCCGAACACCATCATGAAGTCGCCGGCATCCCAGTCCCATCCGTCGGGAGTGAGGTTCTCGCTGATGCGGTCGATTGTGAATCCGGTGAGGTCCCCCTCGCCGGCGGTTATTCCGATGATCGGGAACAGGATGACGACGAGAAGCGGAACGATCGCGATAAGTGCCAGGATGAGTCCGGCGCGGGCTCCTCCAGACAGTCCCTTGGAACCGACATAGACGATCATGCTGAACACGAGGATACCGAACCCGAGGGACAACAGCAGGGTGCCGGTGTCGTCCAGGGGCTCCATCTCCATGTAGTGTTCCATGAACTTGGAGATGTAGTCGACGGAAGTGCAGGTGAAGATAGGGATGACAGGCGTCCACGTGAACCAATACGACCACGCCGTGAACGCTCCTATGAATCTCCCGAACCCGTATCTGCCTTCGTTCGGTTTGGTGAAAACCTTCTGCGCACAACCCCCTATACCGGGAGTCTCAAGCGCCGCCGCCATCTCTCCGATGGCCAGGTTCTGGGCGAATCCCTGAAGGACCGAGACCGTCCAGATCATAATACTCAGACCCCATGCGGTCCCCGCGATATCGTAGATCCCCGGAAGGATTAGGATGGGGACACCCATGGCGATGATCATACCTTGTTTCCAGTCGATGGATTTCACAAGGCCCGTATCCAAATTGATGAATCCGCTGTAGGAATGGCTGTTTCCCTCAGCCAGGATTCTGATTCCGTGCTTTGACAAGCCTACCTCCCCCTAAATCTATGGGATAAAATTCCTTTATTCTGTATTTAATATTAATCACTAACTGACTCCAATCACGGATTTAAGTATATAATCGAACCCGTTGATTAATAGATATTGTTATATATTCGAATAAAAGACTAATCCAATTGCAGGGCCTTCTTCCTAAGCTGATATTTATAACTTTGTACTAATATCACAATAATGCCAAATGTAAACCGCATTTCATACACATAATGGATTCATCAGGAATAAAATGTCCCGCATACCGCAGCCCCAGCGGGCGATTTATACCCGCACGGCCATATGAACGGCATGGGTCTCGGGAAGGAGAACGGCACCACGTGTTTCGCTGCGGGGATGGGTGAGCTTGATGACTCCCTCAAGGCCATGACCGCGATGCTCAACCGCAGCAACCGTGCGGAGATACTGATCGGCATAGGGCCCGACGGGGAACCTTCCGGCGAAGACCTGTCCGAAGACGACATCCCCGAGGTGGTCCGCAGAATGAGCGCGAAGATCGACCACCTGCCGGAGTATTCCGTAAACCTCGATTCTCTGGAGGGAAGGCCATTCATCAGGATCTCCGCCAGAGGATATGAGACGCCCTATACTTTCGACGGGTGGTTCTACATCCGCAAGTGCCGCCTGACAAGGGACGGGCAATCCCATGAGGTAAGGGAGGAATGGATCCAGACCCTGACCTGCGCGATGGTGAGGCACTGAACCTGAAGGGTACGGGCACAGGCCTATTGGGGAAGGACTGTGTGATAGGGAAGCGTCAGACGGGCCCTCTTTTGTCGAGGGCAATGTTTGACGTCCGACATTATCAAGGCGGAGCAATGTCGAACCGCAAATAACCCTTAGAAATGAAATGGGGGCGGCTGCCCCCATAAATGATTTCAAGCCAGGACGTCGGCCATCTCGTAGACCGCGCCCTTCTTCTGCCTGACGACCCACTGGGCCGCCATGACGGCTCCGCCGACGAAGACCTCCCTGGAGTGGGCCTGGTGGCGGATCTCGATACGCTCGGAGTTGCCGATGAACATGACGGTGTGGTCGCCGACGATATCCCCTCCCCTTATGGAGTGGATCCCGATCTCGGTACCGCGGGGGCAGACTCCCTGGCGTCCGTAGACGTACTCCTTGCCGCCGAGCTCCTTGCTGATGATGTCGGCCGCAGTGAGGGCGGTTCCGCTGGGCGCGTCCTTCTTCTGGTTGTGGTGGGCCTCGATGATCTCCACCTCGTAAGCGTTGCCGAGATCCTTGGCCGCAGCCTTGCAGAGCTTGAAGAACACTCCGACTCCGATGGAGTAGTTGGAGGAGATCACCGCAGCGACGTTATTCTGGACGATGGCGTCGGTGATGTTCTTCTTCTGGTCCGCGGACAGACCGGTGGTTC
This is a stretch of genomic DNA from Thermoplasmatales archaeon BRNA1. It encodes these proteins:
- a CDS encoding Selenocysteine lyase, producing MDFSQIRRDFPTMRNDQGVYLDSACQSLRPDSVIDAIREYYERCPACGGRSVHHLSNEVSVRVDETRETLCSFFNGEDPDHFVFTRNTTDGINTVAGGFGLKKGDVVVTTDSEHNSNYVPWLNLRDSVGIVIRRSVSGTEGIFDIESFKEQMGKDVKLVSVCHVSNVTGVEVPVKDVADIAHEYGAKVLVDGCAAAPHIKVDIRDSGADFYAFSMHKLLGPSGFGVLYGRPGILEELGMRSFGGGTVGMVTYDSATFAPVPDRFEAGLQDYAGVFGTKAAIDYISKIGMDEVERHDSELVKYMMDSVEDVRGLSVVGPSDPSKRRSIFSFNIAGLLSHDIAMMLDSIDGIMIRSGMHCAHSFFDGRGIDGSARASVYLYNDKSDIDRFSAALRKVAETFSS
- a CDS encoding putative ATPase (AAA+ superfamily) — encoded protein: MEFRRKIYGEMLDWKNASNGRSSLMLQGARRVGKSTIAEKFAKEQYKSYMLIDFVEADDETRRIFNEYRADLDMLFNRLQLKTRVKLYERQSAIIFDEVQAFPLAREMIKALVRDGRYDYIETGSLITVKSKVSGIRVPSEEHKIDMHPMDFEEWLWASGDDVTADMLRSIAERNETLGEDAHRTMLRRYTEYVVVGGMPQAVSAYLEHRDIMEAEYVKKDILELYREDIHKIPGAAMERALALFNSIPAILSSPHKVLSPVKVRKGSRKREYDSAVKWLCDAMIFNRCRCSSNPGIAIGLSEDVGRVKCYLLDTGLLISLAFQNDREGLADTYGLLLDGKLSINRGMLFENMVAQELVCRGYDLWFTEFEKKGSNRKYEVDFILPGRAGIVPLEVKSGRSVPHSSLDRLVEKYGERIDRSFVIHSKDVRTGEGVSYVPIYLMPFISLK
- a CDS encoding GMP synthase (glutamine-hydrolyzing), C-terminal domain or B subunit; the protein is MDSNVRPESMVRITTPELADAFIKEQIEALQKQIGNGKVLLALSGGVDSSVVAALLIKAIGSNLTCVHVNHGLLRKGEAEQVIDVFRNQMKANLVYVDATDRFLDKLAGVSDPEQKRKIIGKEFIDVFEEEAKKIEGVKFLGQGTIYPDILESHGVKAHHNVGGLPEKFGFELVEPVKLLFKDEVRVVGKQLGLPDSMVYRQPFPGPGLGVRCTGAITRDRLEAVRESDAILREEFANAGLQGKVWQYFTIVPDYRSTGVRDGQRLWDWPVVIRAVNTKDAMTATVEEVPWPLLNKITSRILAEVKGVNRVLYDLSPKPCATIEWE
- a CDS encoding ammonium transporter yields the protein MFAAVVAAPVSSADAAVSGSDSGNISWILVCSALVFIMTPGVALFYGGMLRKQSMTSIMAQTAIIMGIMALSWAIVGYTLAFSGDIGGLIGNLDDVLLENIDYGTIPEGSTIPEMEFMLFQMMFAMITAGIVLGACMERVRFNAIAVFIAFWSVLVYAPMAHWVWGGGLFDQHLTVLDFAGGTVVHMCAATTGLALAVFVGRRSERVLRRGHSMPMVFIGFAMLWFGWLGFNGGSGLAADGTAVNAVVVTMIAPAAGMISWAAVQYRQMGHTGALGLISGALAGLVAITPAAGYVKPGPAIIIGLVAGVVCYYGVLFMRSRSGADDALDVFGVHGVGAIWGAVATGLFANPSMVADGYEGLFYGGISLFLGQIAAVIVTVAFCFAASYLLIWVISRFVRVRLTEEEEAVGADISELAEPSYNWR
- a CDS encoding 2'-5' RNA ligase gives rise to the protein MVRVFVSIPVPNISDLAPFLKDIGAVRGVRPVSAVQLHITLAFVGEVDEERIDDIAECVEAEVREKGSARITLKGAGAFPSEKRPRVIWAGVETGLPLEGIAAGIRRRFAAKGIPFDEKPFKAHITVGRVDRPTDVSGLIGVYRRTEFFSFICRSVMVVRSDLSPSGPTYTILRVCDL
- a CDS encoding methylthioadenosine nucleosidase codes for the protein MKSSLVLAAVVIAVIASSVCTYAAVGYDPSDETHRLGIIGAMDDEVDSLKASMHIDRKETVAGMEFCIGTLEGKDVVVVRCGMGKVNAGICANTLINQFGVDRIINTGVAGSLDNGLDIGDLVISSEAVQHDFDVSPIGFAKGEIPYTGLVAFPADASLIDSALRAASECAPEIKAVKGRVCSGDQFINTNEQKDRITADFGGLCCEMEGGAIAHACCLNEIPYVIIRAISDKPDGSSSMDYSEFEKEAAQRCASIVHYMVKNLA
- a CDS encoding nitrogen regulatory protein P-II, which gives rise to MKMITAIFRPEKLQPVKDALKEAGINALTITEVRGRGQQSGIVFSNRVGSLVVDEIEKTRIDIVVEDCEEDATIEAIRNAASTGHMGDGRIFVMPVERSIRIRD